The segment AGGAAAGCGGCCTTGTTGAACGCAATGAGCGGCTTGGGGTGGATGCGCACGGTGGTGAGGCAGCTGCGGTAGCCCTGCAGCAGGTGAGACAGCGTGCGCATGAAGACGGCACGCAGCTCCTTGTCCAGCATTGTGCTGCTCGAGGCAGGCCGCAGCGCGAGGGGCGCGAACGCCAGGTCCGCCAGGCTCAACTCGGGCTGCAGCACCAGCATCAGCGAGTCCTGGCTCTGCGTCATCAGTGGCTCAGGGAATAGAGGAAGGTGCAGACCCTCCGGAACGGTCACGGCGCCACCGTCCATGTCTGCTACGATCACGTCCGcctgaaaagaaaatagcaCACCCAAAGTTATTACTCATTAGTTAGGCTAATTATAAAgcgtaaaaaaaggaaatggtTAATTATGAGAGACATTTTGAATTGTagagtaaattttttgagGAATTTAATCCAAATTCATCTCTACAATGCgtaataatgaaatcaggaccaagaagaaatagttaaattttacattttgccaaattcttaaaaacaatcaaacgatttttcaaaaaaatttgctaaatttcactaGCTCTCGCCTTGATGTATCCACCAGAgtttataaatattcctttaagcaaacaaaatcttgattctcagtagggagacagtgctctCTGCTTGATTTGAAAGTATAATTCCAGAggttgatatatatttttttaatttgaaaatacgccattttgagcatttttgaaATCTGTTTTTGGGGCCTGGGTCGAAATCTATGTGCTCTATGGGATTTAAACACGTCTTGTTCGATTCTCCTCAACGAGCTCTACTAGGCCAAGTTTGGTTCTAAAAAATCGGACTATTTTTCGAGTTCAAAGGAGTTTTGGAGCGTagcatcaatttaaaagtcagagacaaaattagaaagttaaaaaacgtgtttttcttttgtttttacaacAAGGCTGGATAACAAAATTTCAggatttcaagatttttcggtaaataatacttaaaaaaataatcaggtAGTTCATTTCttgctcttatttttttaagttacaacaacaaaaaccaTAATTTTCGTACTTACCAGGTCGGCGACTTCTCCTTTCAACGACGAGTGGATGCCCATGAGGAATGGCGTGGGCGTGGAGAGCACCTCTAGGAGGTTTGCGGGCAGCACAGGAATGTAGACGTGGCTCTGCTTGAACGGGTACATCAGAGCGATAAGAGCGCGGCATCCCTCGGTGAGGCGCGAATAACTCTTTGAATGAAACAGAATTTTGTGCTCCGTCATAATGGCACACAGCAAGGATAGCACGTTTCTTAtgcctgaaatttaaattaaaaaattagtggACTGATTTTGAGGCAAGTTTCAAATTGGTACCGAATTGGTGGAAGAGAAGGCTGACCGAGGAGCCTGTGACCGGCAGACTGGCACTGAGAGGCGGCTGCAGGGCCTGTCGGTCGCCGGCCCCGATGCTGAAGCGGACCTGAGGACCACCTGGAGGAGGAACTTGCACGCAGCCCAGGATGTTGCCCACCAGCGTTTCTAGTGGAGTGCCCGGATCGTCCAGGAATGCTGTGTAAACCACGCCCAAGCAGTTCTGAAAGgcaaattttaagatattttctgGCCTttggcttaatttttttccaataaattctaaaaactcTGATTTTCAGTTTAgtgaagaaaaaaaggaatttgtgGTGTTTGCTCAATTTCTGTTCAGTAAAAtactcttgaaaatttaatctaaaattatttcacatcTTTGAATGGCTAAAACATAATTgggaacaaattaattcaggcaaaaacgaaaaaaatcattttataatgaattaTATAAGCGCAATTTTAcatgattaaatttcatttcgattttttaatccaCTATATTCAATGGTGAGACTCAATAAATCGACTAGGATGAAGTTATGTTATCAACATCCGGTTAAGAAGAGGAAGGACATTGAAACAATCTCTTCTTCTTTATCATACTAATCGCtcacaggaaatttttataaattccttAAGTTTTTTTCCAGAGAAAAATACAGAACAAGTCAACTTGATATTTAAACCTGTactggaaataatattattagttGCTTTTTTACTGCGGGGAAAATAGAcgaaaacgaaattttatttttctaattttcacaAACATTAATTGGTTTTGCAAGTCCCATGTAAATATCTAcacaataaatcaaataagtCAGCACGGAACTATCAGATTggttgaaaaacaataaaatgtttcagaaaatatttactctttggtcaagaaaacaaaatgatagaaaatttaattcatttaatatttggataaaaatttcaaaacctaattatatatttaaattacagtttaaatgaaataccaagtaaaatgatttctttaaagaagaaataattaaaattgcaccaAATAAACCAgcataattctaatttaagttttctgcacaaatataattaacaaaattaaaatatttgatggaCTTACTCTGAAGGTTTCTATGTAGTCGAGCCTGGAGACAAGGACGAGGCACTTTGGCGCATACATGATGCTGTGGTGGGTGACGGCGGGGAGGTTTCGCGTCAACGAACCGGCCCGCCGACTGTTCTCCAGCTCTACATTGTCCTCTTCCTGACAccaaaacgagaaaaaaaaatcaaaacacggAACAGTCGCCTTAAAATCGCACACTAGCGTATCAAACAAAgccggaataaatttttaaaaaatacctgcAGGTATTTGAAAAAGGTTTGGAATTTGTATCTCTATGGGAGTTGGGCAATTGGAAACGACAaaagagaaatcaaaattattgattaaaaacacgGAAGGTTATTTGTAGTTTTTAAGTCGTACCTCGTCTGCGGGCTTGCTGGGCGTGATGGAGACCGTCTCGTTGAAGCACAAACAGGCACAGTAGTGTCTGTTGCAGTCAATGTCAGTCAGCACGTAAACAAAAAACTTTGGCTCCTGCCGCTCCGAGGAAAGGGCCCACCCTAGCGGCTGGCAAAACtggtccattttttaaaatattagttcgatttatttatttatttaaattaaatcgcacCCATTCTATGCCGTCGATGAACGGTGTGTCTGGCCAGTCTTTTTCTGGGAATCTTTGCACGATGGCCCCGTTGCTGTTGTTGCTTCCTGTTGGCACAAAACACGCGTTTAATTTCGTCCAACGACTGCCTTaaagagcaatttaaattgcatggGCTTATGTCATCGCTGCGTGTGACTCGATTGAGCACACGCGGTGTGAAATGATAGATAGTGTTTTCCGGTTCGGAGTTCAAGTGACTGGATTGTATTGTGATTTATCCTCGATAGAATATGCGGGCTCTCAtgtgtgttgtttttttttttttgcaagctTGCATCAACACAAAGCAATGCAGTGATCCCGATATCTAATACACAAATGTGATTAAGCGAAAAATCCGGGCCTCCTAGAGAATTTCGCAATCGgcaaaaattttccttgtgcGAATCCGCGAAATTGGTATTCCGAGTGAGCGTGTGTCCGTCGAGGCAGCGGTGACAGCAGctgcattattttgaattcGGCCCAAGAGCAGTCAAAGTCAATGTCACCGAGCGGCAAACGACGGGTCCGTGTCGGACGCCGCCGTCGGCCCGAATTCGGCACCTGGCCTCCGTACTCACTTTCTTTTTCGTGGTCGTAGCCGACGACAACAAAGTAATCAGCCAGCCGTGACATGGCGAGCCGCTGGACTGAAATTTGTTCACGAAACAAGAGCCGAGTCCGACATCCAGGCTGCCATGTTCATTCACGCGCAACTGGTCGCGCAGCCAGCGCCACCAGGGTGTATAATGAGGAGATAACgaagctaattaaattaagggGATATAACTGATCAAATTATCGTCCTTATGTTAACTCTATGATTTAATAATggaataatttagattttatttatttggtcgGTGAAATGATGCAGTATTTTATCAAGTACCTCTTGAACTATCTGTCTCTATTCCTAACAACTCAACCACACCTATTGCAAAACTTACGACTGGTTGTCATTGGCTCCACCAGCTGTGGGATTTACGTCAAAATAAAACCGCCTGCGCCTGCCATGAAGATTACGGAGAATGGAGAGAGCTGAAAGCTGAAATGCcaggaaaaatgattattgACATGACCGCGTAAAATGctagaaataatgttttgatgCCAAACCTAATATACTAATATAGTCATTCAGCGTGTAATATCACGAAAGAATTCGTCATTTTTATCctcaaaataaaccaaaatagGCAGTGTGTAGTCATGCTTTTATCTTTATCCTCTGGTCTGATTATCTTACAATTAAATGATGCAATAGCCTAGCATATCTAATTGGTCCCAGAGCTATACGCTGTTTACAAGtaaaaaaagagtgaaaataaaataatatgtatgttaaaaatatataacataCAAGTGATAAAGCGATTAAAGCGTCGTCACATCGTGCTGCTTTGCTTGCGTGTGCATGACAGTCatgttcttaattaatttgtctgacaatctgattttaaatgttatccACACATATATACAGGTACTTTACAGTACCTTCTCAAATGACGAAGCATTAAACTAAATCACATTTATTTCAAGCAACAAAATGAAACTAAGTACTgacattcaattaaaaattgcattaatgaGATTCtcttatgattaaaaaatttaaaaatcgctcAATTATGGGATTACGAAACAGAACGATTTATATCTTGAAAACTGTTGCTTCCATGATTGCATGGCTGAaccaaatttggttttcagcacgtgaaaattagttaaaatccAACGCTATATGCAGttaatgattgattttaaatcgtATTGCACGAAAGTCTGAAATTAATGATGACGCCATCTACTGGCGTCTACTTTGAATACTAATAATTTCGGCGCTTCACTGATTCTCcgccaatttgaataattatgcataataactcacaatcaggcaaaattcaaaaactcaTGCAAGCGGGCCAAAAGTGATACATCCATACAATTTCCGGGTcatcaattttcataattgtatgcaatttttgttgcGCTTacgctttattattattaggaTTATTTTGTGCAGTTTCACACCTCCTCCTTCAGATTTTCCTTCCTTGTGGTTAGCTGTGTCTGGATTGGTTGCTTTAAATATGTActttactttgaatttttctagttCCTCCCCTTTGGGCGCTGCTTCTTTTACTATTTAGACTTTAGACTTATTTCCCTCGCGACCCTCGCGTTCGCGCCTGCAAAGCAATCTACAAGACAAGTGCATTGCACGCACGAACACGTGTGGAATAGCTGAACAGTCAACCGTCTAGATACCGGCTACTGGCTGTTAAGGAATTCTTCATCTTTTATTGATATCCAGAACGTTGGCAGGTGCACAGTGCCCCATACAAAGCTGCCGAGGGTTTTTCTCTTTGCAGGTcggtatgtatgtatgtatgtatagaAATGATTGTTCACGTACATAATTGCTTTATCTCAAATGTTGCCGTGATTAAGtcagtaatttttcaattagatACATATTACGTATTACGTATCATGCTAAAATCACGGAAACCTGCATGCATGGGATATATATTATCATATTTCGGGTTTCGGGTCTAGCCGTGCCTCCGCCACATTGAAATTCTTGGTATATATGCATTTCCTATCCAAACGCCTACAAAATTACAACAATTGGACATGCATGACCTCTAGAACTTTTCCTCttccatatttttatgcaTGTGTATCTATTCATACATATaagatttatttaacattattgTTGTATATTACATACGTATGTATTTCCGTTACTTCATCGATTATGTACCTATCGCCTCTTGTTTTGTTGAAAAGTCGAGAaaatgagcacaaaaaatGGGCTTTGTTTGTCTTCATTGTTGTGTCATCTTCATTAGAACGACGCttttttgcatgatttttcaCTAGTAAATCAATTccgatttgtttttaaaagggtttaactttaattaacttaacagcagttcattttttccttgtttctAGTGAGGATCGAACGCGATTATTTATCCCTGCTTAGACTGGGAAAGATAAAATAGTGTTGGATCAGCGatcggaattaattaatgaaaatggaGGTATGTATTTATTCACATCGattatgaatttcaatttgttagaCAGTATCTACGTTTCAGTCATcctttaaacattttaaactaattttatcattCAGCCTAGTCGGCCTAATATGTATGTAAAGCTTCCAATTTTATCCATGAAGGAATTTAGATTATTACCTGTTGAGATGTAAAATACATGATTATGTATAGTAGTAATagcaattattacaaaaatcacaGTGTTTTGGTTCACCTTCatttataacttttttgaTCGCAAAGAATTCTCCTTTCATgacaaatgtttattttttaatatcttctaagtttttatttgtattgagAGAAAAtccctgaaaaaaatgaagttaacTAGTTCAGGGGGTGCCCATGCCCTGTAATTGTTTAAGAGGCAcaggaaatgaaaatgctGAAGCAGTTCCCCAAGTAGTGTTTTCCTCAATCCTGTCATAcacaacaatgaaaaatttattgtgttgcCACCATCATTTTTCGCTTCTTTGAACTCGTCGACCTATTATATTTTACCCCCGCCAGCATTTTTACTGACCCTCTTCTGATTCTTTTGTATTGGCCACTTAAGAAGATCCCCTGTGGACCGCTGGTGCTTGAACAGCTCAACAAATTTAAGGCGTCTTCGCCCAGTTCTCGCGCGGCGAAGCGGTTCTTTCGAGAGTTGTTCGGTGGGATTTGTTGGTTTCTATCGAATTCcagtatttgaattttgttcagTGCTTAAAGTAGTGACTGAAGGTAAAAGTTTTATATCTTTACGCCTCTTCTCTGGTCAggtataaaaggaaatttcccTTCCAATATCTAAAATTCCCTCGGCATTTTTACCATGCTTGTATTTGATTACTTAACACTACTTCTTCTAGCTGCATTTCAATCATATTTTCGCCAAAGCATCTCATTTGATCAGGCAAGGCAGGGTAAACGAAGTGGGCGAAAAAGGTTTCTgttgaaaaatcatattatcCCATTCATGCAGTAGGGAAAGGTTTGCCCGGATATAGGTATCACCAGGGGGCGGGTTAacagtcagaagtcaatatggcgtctaAGTGAAGGAGACCAATCAAAAGCGTTATAAAGAGGCGTGCAgacttaataattttattcccgcataatttttttacatctttGCTAGCCTGATTTGCCATTTAATGATTGATTTGTCAATTACCAGGGTAATCAGCTGGTACTAAagaaatatcaacaaaaatattaaaatattcgatatgctgaaggtattttcatgaaaaattgtcCAGAAGCACAACTTTCCCGCTGTACTAAACCATGCAGACAGGGTTCCGAATTTTCCCCACCCGGATAAAACCCACCCGGGTTTTATTGGGTTTAACCAGGCTAAAAAACCCAATAAAACCCACTATTTTACCCAAggctccaatatttttagtatcaaaaataaaaaaatgctggaaaataaaaaaaaattgttttttggctgtttttttaacgCTGAAAAGGtagtgctgcatttttgcacattggaAAATTGGCGAGTCCCGGGCCATgaggattaaatttcttcgtctcttgaaaaaaagcagtgaatagcatattttaaaaaacccagaaaaacccaaaaaaccCCAAAAAAACCCATATTACCCCCCAATAAAACCCAGGTGGGTcgggcaaaatgtaaaaaacccGGGTTTTTCGGAACCCTGCATGCAGAcaccatatctgcgcgtcaagTGAATCCTGCCCCCAATGATAGAAACATATCCTGCTTATATTTTGGAGTTTTCTaccaatttataaataaaaactaaaatttaaaattttcaggagCAAGCTTTGGTTGACGCTGAAGTTTTCAAGTGTGATTTTTGTCACCTGCACTACAACCTCTATAAGCGTCGAGCAAAACTGTTAACCTGTAACCACAGTTTCTGCCTCAAATGTCTTCAAGGCCTGCAGACCTCCAGAGAAATCGTTTGTCCATCTTGTCAGTACATAACGAACGTCGGGCCTACAGGTacagatattattttaaattataaaaacaaaaaatgctctGCCAGCCCAGAGAATTCCTTTGGTGTATTGGTTTAGCAATTATCTAGGGAATGATTGAAAAAACGGCCTTTTTAGGAACATGCCTTGGTGATGCCACAAAATatctggttttaaattttagtttcagtGCAATCCTGTCGAAATAACCGCAAATTTGCTGGATAAATTTTATGCCATTTATCTGGAAACGGAAAATAGGGCTGAAATCTGGAGAAACGGGTAATTTAGTCGTTcataaaaatgagaataactcaagttttaatttttctattattataTATCATTTACTGAAtaccattattttaaatttttcatatttaagtaatttgattatatttaaaattacgagcgaaagtttatttatttcaatgattttaaacTCTTGATTTTTGTTACTTTACATGTGAACACGTTTAAACTTTtgttattgtaattaaaaaatttaattcaacaataGAACTTGTATCACAAATTTTCCCTGGTTAGATAAATCTCTTAACGGGACTGATGATCCATCTAAATCCAAAGCAGTGTCCCTTAATgatggaattaaaatcaactctTGTTTCCAAGCTGGCCTGTAGCATGTGCCATACAGagtaactttttaaaatagggACGCTACAAGTTGGTATCACTGAGGAGTGGTGCCGCGAGTCAATGTAAACAGTGGGAGAGCTATGGAGGGGAGGAAAATGCAGCTGGTTAGCTAGTGGTTTGCGATATCCCAGGAAAttcgcattattttttgattacgTGTGACCGACACCGTCAACAAACTGTGATTTTCCTCTTCCCACCGCACTTAATTCATAAACAGAGgtactaaaataattaaaattccaataaaacGGGCCTGATTCAAGggattagaaaataaaaataaaatcaatcgtTATCTCAGCTTGGCCTGGAAGCGTGTTTTCAATCGTTTCTTCTAGATTGTTTGATAATTCGAGCAGCGCACAGATTCAAATATAACTGCGGCCTTTTAGAATTGCTAATTGCGCCGTTCAAAGGTTGCGATTGCGCTGCTTGACGGAAATTTTTGGGTCATCGCGTGGTACTTTCACCTGTGGAGTTCCATTAGTAATATTTTAGTTAGGATTGAGAAATTGTCTTGTTTTGCAGGCGTTGTTTCACTAAGGGACAACGGCTTCATTCTTCCGAGATTAAAGGATGTACCAAAGGAAGAGATTTTAGCCAGCGACAAAGACCTAGATTCTTTTATAGACATGAGCGACTTCAACGTAACTCGTCTCTCCAATGGTTCCTCTTCTAATAATATGATCGTTCAAAGGTTTGCttcactaatttattttttttaaatcttactccgtttaaaacaaatcaaaatatttcatcgttatttatacttatttattcctttttgttattttagaaGAATGTCTTAGACtctgattttaaaactattttcacCTTGCAGGCCAAACATGAAAAGGCCCATGTGGTTCTGTCGGTCGTGCAACAAACCTGCACACACAAATTGCATCGAGTCGCATGACCTGTGCCAGTATGAGGTCAGGGTGAGGGAGATGGAGGAAGAGCTGACCAAGATTCAGCGCTTGGTGTGCGGCCGCGCCTCTAAGGCAATGCACGTCTCGGACCAGCTACACATGCTCACCGTGGCCATGGAGGATGCTTGGGAGGCGCTAAAAATTAACCTAACTCAAATGCAGAAGGAGTACAAAGACCAATTAAAGTCTATTAGGTGggtagaaattttaaatcatatggTTTTTAAATAGCTAGTGTTTGGTCTAATAGAAAGgatacaataaattaaaaacgttttttctcTTAACAGGTGAAAGAAAATGCACGAcgtcaatttattaaaatataactcaATTTTTAGACCATTTTACCCTGATCTAAATTTTGAGattgtagcggttcccgcttatTTAGCGTTACTACAAGATCAAGttaaaaatgctgaaaccGAAGATATATCCCTCCAGTAAAAGTGAAGAACGCTTTGGGTTGTTTCAAACCCTAGAAATAGATACAAAAatgacaataattaaattttcctacttattcaaaaattttaatattccataAATTAAGTCTGAAATGATCTCAACAGCGAATCAAAAGCACATCTGGAAATGACAATTGGACAAAAGGACAAATGGGGCATCGAGGAGGCGCGTGCGGGCAACCCAGCCTTGCTGCAGGACAAGATAAACCGCTTGCAAGAGCACGGCGAGACCCTGGAGTACAAGTCTCGTATTTTCGAAGACGCGAAAGCGCAGTGGACTGTATTCACTAACTGCACGGCGCAAATTAAGCTGAAGGAAATGAGTACAGCATTCCCACTGGGCAATTTTGACATCAATTTGGACCTGCACGAGCAGAACGCCAGCCCCGAGTGCCTTTGCATGATGTactcaatttataaatatgtgGAAAACCGACTGCAGACCAAGAGAATGGACAGCATGCTCGGCGATGTTAATGCTTTTGGATCCAACACTGTTAAAGATATAGCGGTTAATCATCATAGTGCAGCTCCTGTAGTAAGAGTAAGATTCCTATCTTATATGAAAACTTATCATTTAGGTCCAGGGTTGCATTAGGTTACCACTTGGGTTTTCAAACctataatttttaccaatatcttgcgcaagaaaagaattttatgACTTTTTCCCCCGcgcaaatctaaaatttgtggtaatttcctccactgtgcagataattccattaaaattgttgttttctgcctcattttttcctaatatttgacaatttttcaaaccaaagTCGTTAGCTAGTATTAGAAAATGATTGGTATCTAAgatgcaaacattgcctgcaagaaactgttaaaaatttaaacaaactcaCTGCATTTTAAACTCGTTTTGGAACTCTGATTTGGTCTAAGAATTTTAGACAGCTTTATCAATTAAGTTATGGAATTTAATATcagctaaatttttttggttctTAACTGTAAAATGGGATGAGCAGTTGAAGAATATTATTTCCGagtaaaagatttaaaaaaatgttttcaatcaGACTCAAGAACTTCATATTTGCTGGTTTGGCTTTTAAACagtgaatttatattattataaattttttgatttatcTGAATTTTCTTCCAGGAACGTAACAACAACGAGAATGGTTACCAACTTCAAGTAGTGGACAGCAAACCTAAAGCAACGATAGCTCAGATAGTGGCAACAACAGCAGCTGCGGCTCCAGCCCAGCCGCCACCGAAAGCAGTTGCCTCTATTCCCAAGCCTCTGGCCAAGACAAAGTATGCAGCAACTGTCTTCTGTTTTTTTGATCTATCGCACAATAATGAGGATATCGGAAGGGTTATCATGGAGGTAAGTCAAATCAAATCCTAGTAGTAacatgtttgttttattttaccttAGTAATCTGGATGAAATCATAATTTGGACTGCATTCGCAATCTTTGAAGTaagggattttaaattttcttcattcaTATCAACAAGTTAGTtgcaaataacatttttttacagttaGACTTATTTAGAGTTGTACTTATCAACgtcatatttataaaatttgctgcACAATTTCACAACTGTTGGTTGATAAATTAGTCAAAGCTCTTAttgctgcttttaaattatttttttcgttttgaattttttacttgatatattatttgtgttatttgaaacttttaaatattaaatcccttcaattttttatgataattgACTAGCAGGAATTTCAGTAATATGCATAGTTATGGATacttatataaattaaaatgatccAATTGAGCACTTAACTGGTTCAAAATCCAGGGTTCCTAATTTGTCCTCACAGTTTTGAAGTGATAGTCCACTTCATAACTGGAACAagtccatttttaaatttcgttattttttcaactccaaatctcaggttccaattatcagaattgcaagaaCTTCCCATAGTTGGACTCATCTTGACCTCTGACCAGATGAAGGGGAAGGGTTTAGGGTTGCTGACCCTCCACTCTAAATTGCTATACTTCACCCCCCTCTCCcctagtaaaattaaaacattaaataactCTGGAATTctgtttgattttgaatttaattaggaaatataatacatacttgaattttgaaaagaggAATGGGAGTTTTAGATActctccaaatattttttaagcccAGAAGAAgcttgctaaaaaaattaatcggtAGCTATGAGGTTGAAACGGGACAGGGGGTAGTGGATTctaacgttttttttttttgcaattctgatggttctAACCTGGGGTTAAAGACTAGcaaagaaaccaaaatatttcaaaaatttaactatatattttatacttcattaattatttttaaactggaaACTTGTGATAtagcaaataaacaaatcttttaaataatagtgtcccaaaatttgcatttttcctttttttttcgCTAAAAAACCAATACTACATTTtacgcattgcaaaattggcaaccCCAGGGGTATGAagagtgagttttttttataaataatgcagtGATTTAGCTATTCTGGAAAACCTTATTAAATCCCAGGTAGGTCAGGAATGaagttaaaaagtttttttttcgaaactCTGCTGCgacaaaattttctgcattcACTGATCTTAAAATCctgtctaaaaatagtttttcttaatgattttttgcctttgtcTGCAGGTGTATTTCAGCAAAGCACCGAT is part of the Cloeon dipterum chromosome 1, ieCloDipt1.1, whole genome shotgun sequence genome and harbors:
- the LOC135948289 gene encoding uncharacterized protein LOC135948289 isoform X2 produces the protein MKMEEQALVDAEVFKCDFCHLHYNLYKRRAKLLTCNHSFCLKCLQGLQTSREIVCPSCQYITNVGPTGVVSLRDNGFILPRLKDVPKEEILASDKDLDSFIDMSDFNVTRLSNGSSSNNMIVQRPNMKRPMWFCRSCNKPAHTNCIESHDLCQYEVRVREMEEELTKIQRLVCGRASKAMHVSDQLHMLTVAMEDAWEALKINLTQMQKEYKDQLKSISESKAHLEMTIGQKDKWGIEEARAGNPALLQDKINRLQEHGETLEYKSRIFEDAKAQWTVFTNCTAQIKLKEMSTAFPLGNFDINLDLHEQNASPECLCMMYSIYKYVENRLQTKRMDSMLGDVNAFGSNTVKDIAVNHHSAAPVERNNNENGYQLQVVDSKPKATIAQIVATTAAAAPAQPPPKAVASIPKPLAKTKYAATVFCFFDLSHNNEDIGRVIMEVYFSKAPIMARNFIELCTGVHGITYKFTDLWQVPDNDHVVGGNLRDGDKISIYDRKVFNGDASPLHDGVGMLRMRGHGTTAKGEAVVGSQFMIWMKQKIFKNYARTLVFGKVINGMEVLQKVPTMVNKKEGQITKRIVPCRIMDCGTCDGPR
- the LOC135948289 gene encoding uncharacterized protein LOC135948289 isoform X1; this translates as MKMEEQALVDAEVFKCDFCHLHYNLYKRRAKLLTCNHSFCLKCLQGLQTSREIVCPSCQYITNVGPTGVVSLRDNGFILPRLKDVPKEEILASDKDLDSFIDMSDFNVTRLSNGSSSNNMIVQRPNMKRPMWFCRSCNKPAHTNCIESHDLCQYEVRVREMEEELTKIQRLVCGRASKAMHVSDQLHMLTVAMEDAWEALKINLTQMQKEYKDQLKSISESKAHLEMTIGQKDKWGIEEARAGNPALLQDKINRLQEHGETLEYKSRIFEDAKAQWTVFTNCTAQIKLKEMSTAFPLGNFDINLDLHEQNASPECLCMMYSIYKYVENRLQTKRMDSMLGDVNAFGSNTVKDIAVNHHSAAPVVRERNNNENGYQLQVVDSKPKATIAQIVATTAAAAPAQPPPKAVASIPKPLAKTKYAATVFCFFDLSHNNEDIGRVIMEVYFSKAPIMARNFIELCTGVHGITYKFTDLWQVPDNDHVVGGNLRDGDKISIYDRKVFNGDASPLHDGVGMLRMRGHGTTAKGEAVVGSQFMIWMKQKIFKNYARTLVFGKVINGMEVLQKVPTMVNKKEGQITKRIVPCRIMDCGTCDGPR
- the LOC135948289 gene encoding uncharacterized protein LOC135948289 isoform X3, yielding MSDFNVTRLSNGSSSNNMIVQRPNMKRPMWFCRSCNKPAHTNCIESHDLCQYEVRVREMEEELTKIQRLVCGRASKAMHVSDQLHMLTVAMEDAWEALKINLTQMQKEYKDQLKSISESKAHLEMTIGQKDKWGIEEARAGNPALLQDKINRLQEHGETLEYKSRIFEDAKAQWTVFTNCTAQIKLKEMSTAFPLGNFDINLDLHEQNASPECLCMMYSIYKYVENRLQTKRMDSMLGDVNAFGSNTVKDIAVNHHSAAPVVRERNNNENGYQLQVVDSKPKATIAQIVATTAAAAPAQPPPKAVASIPKPLAKTKYAATVFCFFDLSHNNEDIGRVIMEVYFSKAPIMARNFIELCTGVHGITYKFTDLWQVPDNDHVVGGNLRDGDKISIYDRKVFNGDASPLHDGVGMLRMRGHGTTAKGEAVVGSQFMIWMKQKIFKNYARTLVFGKVINGMEVLQKVPTMVNKKEGQITKRIVPCRIMDCGTCDGPR